One genomic window of Manihot esculenta cultivar AM560-2 chromosome 16, M.esculenta_v8, whole genome shotgun sequence includes the following:
- the LOC110604223 gene encoding NAC transcription factor 25 isoform X2, which produces MESTDSSSGSHHPQLPPGFRFHPTDEELVVHYLKKKAASAPLPVTIIAEVDLYKFDPWELPSKATFGEQEWYFFSPRDRKYPNGARPNRAATSGYWKATGTDKPILSSNGNQKVGVKKALVFYGGKPPKGIKTNWIMHEYRLVDNNNNTSSSKPPCVDSANKKGSLRLDDWVLCRIYKKNNSQRPMEREKEDSMEALLSSVAAHPKLPAASKPTAFVSVLDQNEENFFEGILTGNDAKRLLPSQYWNEAPAAAAAATGSSMGASSGNKRFHGDLNSCSTATDQDNTSFVSLLSQLPQSTPFHPNTFLGSLGDGVLRQQFQLPSMNWNS; this is translated from the exons atgGAGAGCACCGATTCATCCTCCGGCTCCCACCACCCTCAGCTTCCGCCGGGCTTCCGTTTCCACCCTACCGATGAAGAGCTTGTCGTCCACTATCTTAAAAAGAAGGCTGCTTCAGCTCCGCTTCCTGTTACCATCATCGCTGAGGTTGATCTCTACAAGTTTGATCCATGGGAGCTACCGA GTAAGGCTACGTTTGGAGAGCAAGAGTGGTACTTTTTCAGTCCTAGAGATCGGAAGTATCCCAACGGAGCTAGGCCTAACCGGGCTGCAACTTCAGGGTATTGGAAAGCCACCGGAACTGATAAGCCTATACTATCTTCTAATGGAAATCAAAAGGTCGGTGTGAAGAAAGCTCTGGTTTTTTATGGTGGTAAGCCTCCTAAAGGGATTAAAACTAATTGGATTATGCATGAATATCGCCTTGtggataataacaataatacttCTTCATCAAAGCCTCCTTGTGTTGATTCAGCTAACAAGAAAGGATCTTTAAGG CTTGATGATTGGGTTTTATGCCGGATTTACAAGAAAAACAACTCGCAAAGACCTATGGAGAGGGAGAAGGAGGATTCAATGGAGGCCTTGCTTTCTTCAGTAGCAGCACATCCAAAACTCCCAGCAGCTTCAAAACCTACAGCTTTTGTATCGGTTCTTGATCAAAATGAAGAAAATTTCTTTGAAGGGATACTAACAGGAAACGATG CAAAACGTTTACTTCCATCTCAGTATTGGAACGAAGctcctgctgctgctgctgctgctacaGGCTCATCCATGGGAGCTTCCTCGGGGAATAAGCGTTTTCATGGTGATCTTAACAGTTGTAGCACAGCTACTGATCAGGACAACACATCCTTTGTTTCTTTGCTCAGCCAGCTTCCACAGAGTACACCATTTCACCCTAATACATTTCTGGGTTCTCTTGGAGATGGCGTTTTAAGACAACAGTTTCAGCTACCCAGCATGAACTGGAACTCATAG
- the LOC110604223 gene encoding NAC transcription factor 25 isoform X1 translates to MESTDSSSGSHHPQLPPGFRFHPTDEELVVHYLKKKAASAPLPVTIIAEVDLYKFDPWELPSKATFGEQEWYFFSPRDRKYPNGARPNRAATSGYWKATGTDKPILSSNGNQKVGVKKALVFYGGKPPKGIKTNWIMHEYRLVDNNNNTSSSKPPCVDSANKKGSLRLDDWVLCRIYKKNNSQRPMEREKEDSMEALLSSVAAHPKLPAASKPTAFVSVLDQNEENFFEGILTGNDGMQNSSNIISQLLSSNTKPHIFIPPSVSTSYTLAAKRLLPSQYWNEAPAAAAAATGSSMGASSGNKRFHGDLNSCSTATDQDNTSFVSLLSQLPQSTPFHPNTFLGSLGDGVLRQQFQLPSMNWNS, encoded by the exons atgGAGAGCACCGATTCATCCTCCGGCTCCCACCACCCTCAGCTTCCGCCGGGCTTCCGTTTCCACCCTACCGATGAAGAGCTTGTCGTCCACTATCTTAAAAAGAAGGCTGCTTCAGCTCCGCTTCCTGTTACCATCATCGCTGAGGTTGATCTCTACAAGTTTGATCCATGGGAGCTACCGA GTAAGGCTACGTTTGGAGAGCAAGAGTGGTACTTTTTCAGTCCTAGAGATCGGAAGTATCCCAACGGAGCTAGGCCTAACCGGGCTGCAACTTCAGGGTATTGGAAAGCCACCGGAACTGATAAGCCTATACTATCTTCTAATGGAAATCAAAAGGTCGGTGTGAAGAAAGCTCTGGTTTTTTATGGTGGTAAGCCTCCTAAAGGGATTAAAACTAATTGGATTATGCATGAATATCGCCTTGtggataataacaataatacttCTTCATCAAAGCCTCCTTGTGTTGATTCAGCTAACAAGAAAGGATCTTTAAGG CTTGATGATTGGGTTTTATGCCGGATTTACAAGAAAAACAACTCGCAAAGACCTATGGAGAGGGAGAAGGAGGATTCAATGGAGGCCTTGCTTTCTTCAGTAGCAGCACATCCAAAACTCCCAGCAGCTTCAAAACCTACAGCTTTTGTATCGGTTCTTGATCAAAATGAAGAAAATTTCTTTGAAGGGATACTAACAGGAAACGATGGTATGCAAAATAGCTCAAATATTATTTCTCAGTTACTTTCTTCAAACACCAAGCCACATATCTTTATACCACCCTCAGTTTCTACTTCCTATACTCTTGCAGCAAAACGTTTACTTCCATCTCAGTATTGGAACGAAGctcctgctgctgctgctgctgctacaGGCTCATCCATGGGAGCTTCCTCGGGGAATAAGCGTTTTCATGGTGATCTTAACAGTTGTAGCACAGCTACTGATCAGGACAACACATCCTTTGTTTCTTTGCTCAGCCAGCTTCCACAGAGTACACCATTTCACCCTAATACATTTCTGGGTTCTCTTGGAGATGGCGTTTTAAGACAACAGTTTCAGCTACCCAGCATGAACTGGAACTCATAG